The following nucleotide sequence is from Tindallia magadiensis.
ATATGACCTTTTGACCACGGTAATTGTCAAGAAAGATGTCGCATCTTCCAACTAAAATTCAACTGAGTAAACCGTGCATTTAAGTGAACATAAATTAAGTGGCGCTGTATTCTTTTACAATCTAATCAATTTACGAAATGTAGCTTATGGCTCATGAAGACTTAATATCTTTGCCTTCTTCTGCCTTAACTGGATTCAACCAGACTTTTTCTGGTAAGCGCCAGTCTCTTGTTTTACCAGCCCAACGCTCTAGATGCTTTGCTTTGGCTTTCGCTTCTTTTTTCCATTTATATAAAGTGACTCCTGACATACCGGTTTCCTGAGCAATAGTAGAAACTTTTTGATTTTCAGGCGGCATCATCTTTTGCATGATGGACATTTTGAATGATTCGCTGTATCGGGGCATATTTTTCCTCCTCCAACTCTTCTTGCTACTCACTATACTTTAGTTGGAGGGCTATGACAACTATCCTAACACAGGGGGTTCGGCAGGGATGGCACCTAACGTTCCCGGGATTTGCGAACTTGGCGGTTAGCATGACTTCTGCCTCAAAGGTCCACCCACTATTAGCAAAAGGTATGACAATCGTCAAGTTAGGTCGAAGGCGCAGCCGGAGCCGCAAATCCTCGTGTTATGTAAAGTCGCGTGCCCCCAGATTCAGAGGCTGACAGGACGTCAGCCCCTCAAAAAAAAAATGTTTAAAGTTTTCCTTTTTTACGCAATACTAGATAATATTTCTCTTGTTTTGCAATCTCGTCTAATATAAAGTGTAAAACTTTTGATTTACTTTTAATATCTAAACCATACGATTTTTCTTTGGCTCTTATTAATGCTTCTTTTAACTCTTCGATTTTCATAACGGTTGCTGCAATGCAATAGTAGCTTTTTGAACGACCTTCATTAAAATTATCCAACATATCCTTTAGTATTTCTTCTCTTATATTCTGCAATCTTTTATATTCTTCAAAACCATTTTCTTGGATAAAATTAATATCTTCTTCAAGCTTTTGATAGCATTTAAATGTATCATATTTTGCTCCCTTTTCCCGGTGCTTCCTCCATTTTTGACAATTAATGTTTTCTTTACATTCCCAACAAAATTCAACCTCTTTTTTCTTTATAGCGCACGTAATAAATGGACACCCAACAATCATTCGTGATTCACTCTTACACCCTTTACATCTACTATAAGCATCGGTATGATACTGCGGACACAATTGACATGAAAGACCACATATCCCCATTTCTGGGTATTTAATT
It contains:
- a CDS encoding transposase, coding for MPRYSESFKMSIMQKMMPPENQKVSTIAQETGMSGVTLYKWKKEAKAKAKHLERWAGKTRDWRLPEKVWLNPVKAEEGKDIKSS
- a CDS encoding DUF3795 domain-containing protein, producing MKIKYPEMGICGLSCQLCPQYHTDAYSRCKGCKSESRMIVGCPFITCAIKKKEVEFCWECKENINCQKWRKHREKGAKYDTFKCYQKLEEDINFIQENGFEEYKRLQNIREEILKDMLDNFNEGRSKSYYCIAATVMKIEELKEALIRAKEKSYGLDIKSKSKVLHFILDEIAKQEKYYLVLRKKGKL